In the Gasterosteus aculeatus chromosome X, fGasAcu3.hap1.1, whole genome shotgun sequence genome, one interval contains:
- the LOC120809405 gene encoding chaperone Ric-8A isoform X5, which translates to MAVKMDVKGAIEQMERGEQDTALSALRSYNTEMTHCFTFSNEDALDRQLLGGLVLGFLDRELQPSCQLACLETIRILSRDKLCLEPFITLPAMSTLARYAGIAVVSSAAPPDSQPAEGQGEDGGGKGAAQVSSEEVKEVSPPPENSDQEVIAESLKSISNILLHNETGQGVAADLQLIKGLAERLQQCYDPNWIHEVRFFDLRITFLLTALRVDVRAQLVRELHGISLLGNQLDATLGLCWPDTLEAARGGSEDVPPEQLPPLSRQQTELAIEILKILFTVTFDASRRQVDEEEMAEYRHLAAMLRHCLMSRADGEERTDEFHSHTVNLLGNLPLPCLDVLLVPKVQPGSIEYMGVNVDAVDMLLEFMEKTLDRVRRSGANGHKLKETLLPVLNLLTESARIHRETRKFLRSKVLPPLRDVTNRPEVGSALRNKLVRIMTSIDTDVKDCAAEFLFVLCKESGEGNSYTSLSFFQCLYNVIIPKLAVL; encoded by the exons ATGGCGGTGAAAATGGACGTAAAAGGCGCCATAGAGCAGATGGAGAGGGGAGAGCAGGACACCGCGTTATCGGCTCTGCGGAGCTACAACACGGAG aTGACCCACTGCTTTACCTTCAGCAACGAGGATGCGCTGGATCGACAG CTTTTAGGTGGATTGGTCCTGGGTTTCCTGGACAGGGAGCTGCAGCCTTCTTGTCAGCTGGCCTGTCTGGAAACAATCCGAATCCTGTCCCGAGACAAGCTTTGCCTGGAGCCCTTCATCACCCTGCCCGCCATGTCCACTCTCGCCCGCTACGCCGGCATCGCCGTGGTCAGCAGTGCAGCGCCACCCGACAGCCAGCCGGCGGAGGGCCAAG gtgaagacggaggaggaaaaggcGCAGCGCAGGTGTCCAGCGAAGAGGTAAAGGAAGTCTCCCCTCCGCCGGAGAACTCTGACCAGGAAGTAATTGCCGAGTCACTCAAGTCCATCTCTAACATCCTGCTGCACAACGAGACCGGGCAG GGGGTAGCAGCGGATCTACAGCTGATAAAAGGCTTGGCAGAGAGGCTGCAGCAGTGCTATGATCCCAACTGGATCCATGAG GTGCGCTTCTTTGACCTGCGCATCACCTTCCTGCTGACCGCATTGAGGGTGGACGTCAGGGCGCAGCTAGTTCGGGAGCTCCACGGCATCAGTCTGCTAG GCAACCAGTTGGATGCCACCCTGGGTCTGTGCTGGCCAGATACACTGGAGGCGGCGAGGGGAGGGTCCGAGGACGTCCCACCCGAACAACTGCCGCCACTGAGTCGGCAGCAGACGGAACTCGCCATCGAGATACTGAAGATACTGTTTACGGTCACGTTCGACGCGAGCAGACGGCAGGTCGACGAG GAAGAGATGGCAGAGTACAGACATCTGGCAGCTATGCTGAGACACTGTCTTATGAGCCGCGCAGACGGAGAGGAGCGAACTGATGAGTTTCACAG CCACACTGTCAACCTGCTGGGAAACCTCCCGCTGCCCTGCCTGGATGTGCTGTTGGTCCCCAAAGTGCAGCCGGGCTCCATTGAGTACATGGGGGTCAACGTGGATGCTGTCGACATGCTGCTGGAGTTTATGGAGAAAACACTTGACCGGGTGAGACGCTCCGGTGCAAAT GGACACAAGCTGAAGGAAACCCTTCTCCCGGTTCTAAACCTGCTGACTGAGAGCGCCCGAATTCACCGAGAAACCAGAAAGTTcctcaggtcaaag GTGCTGCCTCCACTGCGCGATGTGACCAACAGGCCAGAGGTGGGCAGCGCGCTGAGGAACAAGCTAGTCCGTATCATGACGTCCATTGACACCGATGTCAAGGACTGTGCTGCAGAGTTCCTCTTTGTCCTCTGCAAGGAAAGTGGTGAGGGAAATTCCTATACgtcgctttctttctttcaatgtTTGTATAACGTGATCATTCCAAAACTAGCTGTGCTGTGA